From the genome of Longimicrobium sp.:
GCGGATGCCCGAACGACCGTTTCGCCGCTGCCGGCCAGCACATCCGCGCCGGGGAGAACGGTGATGTAGGCTGCTGGCTCCCTCCCAGCGACCGGGGTAGTGGCTTCCACAAGAATGCGCCGGCCGGCCAGGATTGCGCTGGACTGCTGGATGGTACCCTCAATGCTCGGGGCCTCGTCGGGAAGCGTGGCTGCCGAGGGCATGCCGCACCCGGCCGCGAGCGCCGCAGCGAGCAGAATCCACATCCTGTTCATCAGCATCTCCTGATTGCGAGTCCGTCGATCATGCCGAAGAACGTGCACGTCCCGGCAGTCGCGACAGCCGCTTGGCCCTTGGATCGCCTCCACGCGTGATCGATGCCGGAAGTGAGCCGCCGTCGCATCTGCCCGTGAAGGACAGCGGGCGGAATCGCTGGGCGCGGTGGACGGGTGGACGCGCGGGACCGGCGCTGCTGTTCGCATGCGCCGTCGTAGAGGGATGCCTGGTTCCCGCGCCGACGGAGGCCGTGTTCGCGGCGCTGGCCATCGCACGGCCACGCCGGGCGTGGGCGCTGGGAGCGCTCGCGGCGGCGGGCTCCGTGCTGGGCGGCGTCATCGCGTGGCACCTGGGCGCCACGGGCTTCGACCGGTATGGGCAGCCGCTGCTGGCGCGCTACGGGCTGATGGGTGAGCTGGAGGCCCTCGGCGCGCTATACCGGCGGAATGCCGGCCTGGCACTGCTCACCTCCGGCTACACGCCCGTGCCCTACCTGCTGTACGGCATCGTCGGTGGCGCTACGGGCGTTCCACTGGGCACCTTCGTCCTGTTCTGTGCCCTCGGCCGGGGATTGAAGTACGCCGTGCTGGCCGGCGTGG
Proteins encoded in this window:
- a CDS encoding DUF3221 domain-containing protein; this encodes MNRMWILLAAALAAGCGMPSAATLPDEAPSIEGTIQQSSAILAGRRILVEATTPVAGREPAAYITVLPGADVLAGSGETVVRASADELVAGARVRVWFTGPVAESLPVQATAGPVLILR
- a CDS encoding YqaA family protein; the encoded protein is MKDSGRNRWARWTGGRAGPALLFACAVVEGCLVPAPTEAVFAALAIARPRRAWALGALAAAGSVLGGVIAWHLGATGFDRYGQPLLARYGLMGELEALGALYRRNAGLALLTSGYTPVPYLLYGIVGGATGVPLGTFVLFCALGRGLKYAVLAGVARIAGPPVRGWLARNPWRMVLIVTAVALIVLGAWMV